TCACTGCGCACATGCTCCAACAGGAAAAGTCTACCCTCAGGCGCTAAAACGCGGCGACATTCACGCAATCCTTGCACAGGCTGGTTTACGCCGCAAAAGAGGAACTGCGCCACTATCGTATCAAATGCGCCAGCCTCAAAAGGCAAGCCTTCGACATTTCCCTGACAAACATTCAGAGGCTGACCTCCCGGCAGCTTTCGCTGCGCTGCGAGGTCCAGCATCGCCTGATCCAAATCCACAAGCACCAGCTCTGTCCAATCTTCACGAGGGTAGCAAGATAAAGACAGACCGCTGCCGCCGCCTACTTCGAGTACGCGCCCGCGTACGTGCGCTAGATGCTGCCTGCGCCAATGGCGCGAAATAACCAACGCTAAAAATCCATCAACCAGTCGTGCGATTCCTTTTTTTCTCATTGCCTAACGCTTTTCACACTGTACACATCCCGCACAGGCAAACGCCTCTGAAGCCACAGTGCACGGTTCCATATGAATGACAACATCACACGGAGCAAATACGTCCTTAAGCTCGGCTTCCAGCTGATCGCAAATCGCATGGGCATTCTCCAACGGCATATCCTTACCAAGAACCACATGCATGTCCAACAAACGATAGCTGCCTGAACGGCGCGTCCGCAAACGATGCAACGACAGCACTTCAGGATGAGTCTGTACCAGAGCGGCAATCCGCTCTTCTTCCTCTGCCGGCAAGCTGATATCCGTCAGTTCGGCAAAGCTATTCTTTGTCAGCTTCCAGCCGGCGCGAAAGACAATCAAAGCCACTACCAATGCAATGGCCGGATCCAGCCAAGGTAAGCCCGTCCAATAGATAAGTCCCAAGCCAACCAAAACGCCTACTGACGTCCAGATATCCGCCCTCAAATGCATAGCATCCGCTTCCAGCGCTTGAGAACCGGTAACCTTAGCCACAGCCATCAGTTTCCCGGAAACCAGCCAGTTAACGGCAATGGAAAGCGCCATTACCGCCAGGCCCAGCTCCAGATCCTCCGGCATATGCTGTTGGTTAAGCTTCTGCGCTGCTTCCCAAACGATACCCAAGGCGGCCACAACAATCAATATCGCCTCAATCGCGCCAGACAGATTTTCAATCTTGCCGTGCCCATAAGCGTGCTTCTCATCGGGCGGTAAATCGGACTTGCGCACCGCCGCCCAAGCAATCAAGGCCGCTATCAAATCCACCGCGGAATGAGCCGCCTCGGACAAAATACTCACGGCTCCAGTTTGCCAGCTTACAAGAAGCTTGAAAATAACCAACGACGTATTAGATACAACCGATAGCCGCGCTGTGCGGCGTTTTAACAATACCAATTCTTCATTCATGATTAAACTAGCTCCTTTCAAAAAAAGGGGCAAGACATAAAAAGCCTACGGTCCCCCTAAGGGTCCCGTAGGCTGACTACTGCTGCCAAAGAGCAGCCCGGCCGCACCGTTACAACACGGCCGCCTGATCCTTATTGGTATTGTATCACAAGTCAATTTCCGTGTAAACTATGGGAATTTTTCTCAATACAATTAACCAATCTGGGCTACATGAACTACTTTGTATCCTTTGGCCTCTATGCGTTTTTTGAGTTCTTCCATATCCTTCACATCGCCGCGAATGACTTCTTCACCGCTGCCATCAGGCAGGCTATAGCTGGCCATAGAAGTAATGTTAATGCCCAATTCCGCGTAAATACCGGTAATTTCGGTAATAACTCCCGCCTGGTCCGGCACGCGTATCGTAACGCGCGTAGTTCCCGAAGGCAAGCCCATGATATCCACCAAACACTTAAAGATATCGGTCTCCGTAATAATGCCGACTACATCCTGGTTCTTGTCCACTACCGGTACGCCACCAATACGGTTATTGTACATCAATAGTGCCGCTTCTTCGATCGTAGCTTCCGCATCAATGCTGAGAACCTTTTTGGCCATGATATCTTTGATCAAGGCTTTAGATAATAAGTAATCCGCTTCATGAACGGAAAGGGTTGTCGCCGAAGACGGCGAAGCTTTACGCAAATCCCGATCAGTCACAATACCCACCAACTTACCAATATCAACCACCGGCAAGCGGCGAAAGCGATGTTTCTTCATGAGTTCGGCAGCATCCGCAATGGTAGTCGCCGACGTAACAGTTATCGGATTGACGGTCATCTGATCTTTCACAAACATACTAGAAACACTCTCCTTTCATCCATGGGGAGCCAGGGGACGCAGCCCCGGCAGGGCGGCATCAACCGCCGAGGTACGCCTTGCGAATCTCCTCACTGGCGGCCAATTCCTTCGCATCGCCGGAAAGCGTGATGCGTCCTGTTTCCATAACATAAGCTCGGTGCGCAATGGACAATGCCATGTTAGCATTTTGTTCGACCAAGAGAACCGTAGTTCCTGTCGAATTGATGTCCACAATAATATTAAATATTTCACGAATCAAAAGCGGCGCCAAGCCCATAGACGGCTCATCGAGAAGCATCATCCTCGGTCGGCTCATCAGCGCCCGCCCCATAGCCAGCATCTGCTGTTCACCGCCGGACAAAGTGCCTGCCAACTGGCTTTTGCGTTCCGCCAAGCGAGGAAAACGGCCAAAAACCATATCCAGGTCCTGGGCAATGCCAGATTTATCGCTACGAATAAACGCGCCCAGCTCCAAGTTTTCCATGACTGTCATATTGGCAAAAATGCGCCGTCCCTCCGGCACCTGGGAAATACCCAGCTTCACTATTTTTTGAGCTGCCATACCGCCAATATCTTTGCCTTCAAACTTGACGCTGCCTTCTTTGGGCT
This genomic window from uncultured Anaeromusa sp. contains:
- a CDS encoding class I SAM-dependent methyltransferase — its product is MRKKGIARLVDGFLALVISRHWRRQHLAHVRGRVLEVGGGSGLSLSCYPREDWTELVLVDLDQAMLDLAAQRKLPGGQPLNVCQGNVEGLPFEAGAFDTIVAQFLFCGVNQPVQGLRECRRVLAPEGRLFLLEHVRSDHWFLGRLLDALNVVTSRLFGDRFNQRVEPLLAEAGWRIVRRGNLFWDVIRLFEAVPCAEAPAKKSCD
- a CDS encoding cation diffusion facilitator family transporter, which produces MNEELVLLKRRTARLSVVSNTSLVIFKLLVSWQTGAVSILSEAAHSAVDLIAALIAWAAVRKSDLPPDEKHAYGHGKIENLSGAIEAILIVVAALGIVWEAAQKLNQQHMPEDLELGLAVMALSIAVNWLVSGKLMAVAKVTGSQALEADAMHLRADIWTSVGVLVGLGLIYWTGLPWLDPAIALVVALIVFRAGWKLTKNSFAELTDISLPAEEEERIAALVQTHPEVLSLHRLRTRRSGSYRLLDMHVVLGKDMPLENAHAICDQLEAELKDVFAPCDVVIHMEPCTVASEAFACAGCVQCEKR
- a CDS encoding CBS and ACT domain-containing protein, with protein sequence MFVKDQMTVNPITVTSATTIADAAELMKKHRFRRLPVVDIGKLVGIVTDRDLRKASPSSATTLSVHEADYLLSKALIKDIMAKKVLSIDAEATIEEAALLMYNNRIGGVPVVDKNQDVVGIITETDIFKCLVDIMGLPSGTTRVTIRVPDQAGVITEITGIYAELGINITSMASYSLPDGSGEEVIRGDVKDMEELKKRIEAKGYKVVHVAQIG
- a CDS encoding ABC transporter ATP-binding protein, encoding MLTIDNLNVFYGAIHALKGVSLEVNEGEIVTLIGANGAGKSTTLRTISGLLKPKEGSVKFEGKDIGGMAAQKIVKLGISQVPEGRRIFANMTVMENLELGAFIRSDKSGIAQDLDMVFGRFPRLAERKSQLAGTLSGGEQQMLAMGRALMSRPRMMLLDEPSMGLAPLLIREIFNIIVDINSTGTTVLLVEQNANMALSIAHRAYVMETGRITLSGDAKELAASEEIRKAYLGG